The Thermoanaerobaculia bacterium genome contains a region encoding:
- a CDS encoding DHCW motif cupin fold protein — protein MQMTGIPFGTTDWSEVEAVEHAGETGVATWRTRRFGEIRVRLVEYSPGYSADHWCVKGHILLCLTGELTTELRDGRRFLLLPGMSYQVADDAEAHRSSTAIGARLFIVD, from the coding sequence ATGCAGATGACAGGGATTCCGTTCGGCACCACCGACTGGAGCGAGGTCGAGGCGGTCGAACATGCGGGGGAGACTGGAGTGGCGACCTGGCGCACGCGCCGGTTCGGGGAGATCCGCGTGCGCCTCGTCGAGTACTCGCCGGGGTACTCGGCCGACCACTGGTGCGTGAAGGGGCACATCCTGCTCTGCCTCACGGGGGAGCTCACCACGGAGCTCCGGGACGGCCGGCGATTCCTCCTCCTGCCGGGCATGAGCTACCAGGTGGCGGACGACGCCGAAGCCCACCGCTCGTCCACAGCGATCGGCGCCCGGCTCTTCATCGTCGACTGA
- a CDS encoding choice-of-anchor L domain-containing protein, with product MRKRSFALISTTVLSLATATAPGVADGIFQDGFEECGAGRWSSGNPSPQAEQITGLTPLALAEALGACSPSLLSAEFRLADGSVPGASALTQMGNQQSAILASFGTGGMVPTAGDAMIALSSGTARDAAHPGYLPPQGGTDFGRPGSGPGVFMSAHGNTFPGATGCPSGSNDARDSIALRLTLAVPAGADRLAFDWRMVDSNYPEWVCSAFIDYFLGIVVTGTHPSLPLDRNVVLDSVGRPVSVDSVDMVICTGCGSGDGPLAGTGYAQNDSAATLWRTAFAPVIGGETIVLDLAAFDVGDGLSDNLVLLDGLRWIWD from the coding sequence ATGCGAAAGCGGAGTTTCGCACTGATCTCGACGACGGTCCTCAGCCTCGCGACGGCGACGGCTCCCGGCGTCGCCGACGGGATCTTCCAGGATGGCTTCGAGGAGTGCGGCGCGGGGCGGTGGTCGAGCGGCAACCCTTCGCCGCAGGCCGAGCAGATCACCGGCCTCACGCCCCTCGCGCTCGCCGAGGCACTGGGCGCGTGCTCGCCTTCGCTCCTCAGCGCCGAGTTCCGCCTGGCGGACGGCTCGGTGCCCGGCGCATCGGCGCTCACCCAGATGGGCAACCAGCAGTCCGCAATCCTCGCCTCCTTCGGGACTGGGGGAATGGTCCCGACCGCCGGCGACGCCATGATCGCGCTCTCTTCCGGCACAGCGCGCGACGCCGCGCATCCGGGTTACCTGCCGCCGCAGGGGGGTACGGACTTCGGCCGGCCGGGCAGTGGACCGGGGGTTTTCATGAGCGCCCACGGCAACACGTTTCCCGGCGCCACCGGTTGTCCGAGCGGATCGAACGACGCGCGCGACTCGATCGCCCTCCGGCTCACCTTGGCAGTGCCGGCGGGCGCGGACCGGCTCGCCTTCGACTGGCGGATGGTCGATTCGAACTATCCCGAGTGGGTCTGCTCGGCCTTCATCGACTATTTTCTCGGGATCGTGGTCACGGGCACCCACCCTTCCCTTCCTCTCGACCGCAACGTCGTGCTCGACAGCGTCGGGCGGCCGGTGTCGGTCGACTCGGTCGACATGGTGATCTGCACCGGCTGCGGCTCGGGCGATGGTCCGCTGGCGGGCACCGGTTACGCCCAGAACGACTCGGCGGCCACACTCTGGCGCACCGCCTTCGCGCCGGTCATCGGGGGTGAGACCATCGTGCTCGATCTCGCTGCTTTCGACGTCGGTGATGGCCTCTCCGACAACCTGGTCCTGCTCGACGGGCTGCGCTGGATCTGGGACTGA
- a CDS encoding DUF3788 family protein, with protein sequence MPKSPPNPVSLSAFGEKSSPPTAAGLLRILGPAGPAWAKLAQHVDRTYGPVVEQWNFAGAKFGWSLRLRKADRVILYLIPQAGQFLVGIVLGGKAVAAAQGAGLPAPVLAAIAAAPRYAEGTGLRLPITGERDLSAVETLTALKMSRS encoded by the coding sequence ATGCCCAAGTCCCCCCCGAATCCGGTGAGCCTGAGCGCCTTCGGAGAGAAATCGAGTCCCCCCACAGCGGCCGGGCTGCTGCGGATCCTCGGGCCGGCGGGCCCCGCCTGGGCGAAGCTGGCGCAGCATGTCGATCGGACCTACGGGCCCGTGGTCGAACAGTGGAATTTCGCCGGCGCCAAATTCGGCTGGTCGCTGCGCCTGCGCAAGGCCGACCGGGTGATTCTGTACCTCATTCCGCAGGCCGGCCAGTTCCTCGTCGGAATCGTGCTCGGCGGCAAGGCGGTCGCCGCCGCCCAGGGCGCCGGCCTGCCGGCGCCCGTCCTCGCGGCGATCGCGGCGGCGCCGCGCTATGCGGAGGGGACCGGGCTGCGGCTGCCGATCACCGGCGAGCGCGACCTCTCTGCGGTGGAGACCCTCACCGCGCTCAAGATGTCCCGTTCTTGA